The following are encoded in a window of Negativicutes bacterium genomic DNA:
- a CDS encoding DUF896 domain-containing protein: protein MITKETIERINELARKKREFGLSEIELKEQAKLRKLYIDNIKTQLRDTLECIEFVDEPAKTSVKLN, encoded by the coding sequence GTGATTACTAAAGAAACTATTGAAAGAATAAATGAATTAGCACGTAAAAAACGTGAATTTGGTCTTTCGGAAATTGAGTTAAAAGAGCAAGCGAAATTACGCAAATTATATATTGATAATATTAAAACACAACTTCGTGATACTTTAGAATGTATTGAGTTTGTGGATGAGCCTGCGAAAACTTCAGTAAAATTAAATTAA